In Kaistella faecalis, a genomic segment contains:
- a CDS encoding cation-translocating P-type ATPase yields the protein MPANHFNIQGLSAEEVVLARKKFGENTLKYKKENTFLDALKSLAKEPMIILLLVASLIYFVNGLVSDGIFMVSAIVVISLISLYQDSRSRNALQKLKYFTQPNCKVIRDGESVEINSEDLVVGDSLIIEEGTLIVADGVIVHSNDFSVNESILTGESFAVFKDKNKEDHFAYKGTTVESGLAIITVISIGNETKLGKIGKSLENIQEEKTPLEIQINDFVKKMVIAGVAAFLFVWGINYFNSYDILDSLLKALTLAMSILPEEIPMAFTAFMAIGAWRLMKMQIVVKQMKTVETLGSATVICTDKTGTITENRMSLAKIFTLGTQKISSPDQILTAEEKDLIRFAMWASEPIPFDPMETALHDAYQNLNPEDERPRFRMVHEYPLGGKPPMMTHVFKNSSGEKIIAAKGAPEAIMNACNLSDKEKHIVENAIEIITKEGYRVLGVGKSNFSGENYPKTQQELPFTFMGIVAFYDPPKENFSKVLEDFYQAGISVKIITGDNAATTQAIAKQINFQGADKSLTGDELMQLSEAELQETVMETNIFTRMFPEAKLRIINALKAKNQIVAMTGDGVNDGPALKAAHIGIAMGKRGTEIAKQAASLILMEDDLSKMVDAVAMGRKIYTNLKKAIQYIISIHIPIILTVFIPLALGWIYPNIFTPAHVIFLELIMGPTCSIVFENEPMEKNAMLQKPRSFKTTFFNSRELLTSIIQGLVISAGTLFTYQYSVQNGFDEAHTRTMVFTVLVAANIFLTLQNRSFYYSIFTTLSYRNNLVLLIISITTVIMLLLLYVPTFTEFFLFERLSAAELGLCILIGLISVLWYELVKIRTRWRSKKRINLNLKT from the coding sequence ATGCCGGCAAATCACTTTAACATTCAAGGTTTATCAGCTGAAGAAGTAGTTCTCGCCCGTAAAAAATTTGGCGAAAACACTTTAAAGTATAAAAAGGAAAACACTTTTTTAGATGCTTTAAAAAGCCTTGCTAAAGAACCTATGATTATTTTGCTTTTGGTTGCATCGCTGATCTATTTTGTGAACGGCCTGGTGAGCGACGGAATTTTCATGGTTTCGGCTATTGTAGTCATTTCACTTATTTCACTCTACCAGGATTCGCGCAGCCGGAATGCGCTGCAAAAACTCAAATATTTTACACAGCCCAACTGTAAAGTAATTCGGGACGGTGAATCGGTGGAAATCAACAGCGAAGATCTGGTCGTGGGCGACAGCCTGATTATTGAAGAAGGAACTTTGATTGTGGCCGACGGGGTTATTGTACATTCAAACGATTTTTCAGTAAATGAATCAATTCTTACCGGCGAATCTTTCGCTGTTTTTAAGGATAAAAACAAAGAAGATCATTTTGCTTATAAAGGCACAACTGTTGAGAGCGGTCTGGCAATTATTACCGTGATAAGCATCGGAAATGAAACCAAGCTTGGCAAAATAGGCAAAAGTCTGGAAAACATTCAGGAAGAAAAAACTCCACTCGAAATACAGATTAATGATTTCGTGAAAAAAATGGTCATCGCGGGAGTTGCTGCATTTCTTTTCGTTTGGGGAATCAACTACTTTAATTCGTATGATATTCTTGACAGTTTGCTTAAAGCCTTAACGCTAGCCATGAGTATCCTGCCTGAAGAAATCCCGATGGCGTTCACCGCATTTATGGCGATTGGCGCCTGGCGACTCATGAAAATGCAGATTGTGGTAAAACAGATGAAAACCGTGGAAACTTTAGGAAGTGCCACCGTAATCTGCACCGATAAAACCGGCACGATCACCGAGAACAGAATGAGTTTGGCTAAAATTTTCACTCTGGGAACTCAAAAAATTTCTAGTCCTGACCAAATTTTAACGGCAGAAGAAAAAGACCTCATCAGATTCGCGATGTGGGCGAGCGAACCGATTCCTTTCGATCCTATGGAAACCGCACTTCACGATGCGTATCAGAATCTTAATCCTGAAGATGAAAGACCCCGTTTCAGAATGGTTCACGAATATCCTTTGGGAGGAAAACCCCCGATGATGACTCACGTTTTTAAAAACAGTTCCGGCGAAAAAATCATTGCTGCAAAAGGAGCTCCGGAAGCGATCATGAATGCATGCAACCTTTCTGACAAAGAAAAACATATCGTAGAAAATGCCATAGAAATAATAACCAAAGAGGGTTACCGGGTTTTAGGAGTTGGGAAAAGCAATTTCTCTGGCGAGAACTATCCTAAAACCCAGCAGGAACTTCCTTTTACTTTCATGGGAATTGTTGCATTTTATGATCCGCCGAAAGAAAACTTCAGTAAAGTACTCGAAGATTTTTACCAGGCAGGCATTTCTGTAAAAATTATTACCGGCGACAATGCAGCTACCACACAGGCAATCGCTAAACAGATTAATTTTCAAGGTGCCGACAAGAGTTTAACAGGCGATGAACTCATGCAGCTTTCCGAGGCCGAACTGCAGGAGACCGTAATGGAAACTAATATTTTCACCCGGATGTTTCCTGAAGCAAAACTCCGAATTATTAATGCTTTAAAGGCAAAGAATCAAATTGTAGCAATGACCGGCGACGGCGTAAACGACGGTCCTGCGCTCAAAGCTGCGCACATTGGGATCGCAATGGGAAAAAGAGGGACAGAAATTGCCAAACAGGCAGCTTCTTTAATTCTGATGGAAGACGATCTCTCGAAAATGGTAGATGCGGTCGCGATGGGCCGGAAAATTTATACCAACTTGAAAAAAGCAATCCAATATATTATTTCCATCCATATCCCGATAATTCTTACGGTTTTCATTCCGCTTGCGTTGGGATGGATTTATCCGAATATCTTCACGCCAGCTCATGTGATTTTCTTAGAACTGATTATGGGTCCCACCTGCTCTATCGTCTTCGAAAATGAACCGATGGAAAAAAATGCGATGCTCCAGAAACCGCGTTCCTTCAAAACTACTTTTTTCAACAGCAGAGAGCTGCTTACGAGCATAATTCAGGGATTGGTAATTTCTGCCGGAACACTTTTCACCTATCAGTATTCCGTACAGAACGGTTTTGATGAAGCTCATACGCGTACTATGGTTTTCACTGTCTTGGTTGCCGCTAATATATTTTTAACGTTACAAAACAGATCATTTTATTATTCAATTTTCACAACTTTAAGTTACAGAAATAACCTGGTGCTTCTTATTATTTCGATCACTACAGTAATCATGCTGCTTTTACTGTATGTACCTACATTCACCGAATTCTTTTTATTCGAAAGACTTTCAGCTGCAGAACTCGGACTCTGTATCCTGATTGGTTTAATCTCTGTACTTTGGTACGAACTGGTAAAAATCCGAACAAGATGGCGAAGCAAAAAGAGGATAAACCTTAACTTAAAAACTTAA
- a CDS encoding Rne/Rng family ribonuclease has product MKKELIISHEDEKSKIALLEDGRLFELHEQEDKSDFVVGDLFIGKVKKLAPNLNAAFVSIGYEKDAFLHYQDLGPQFLTYKKFLKDTVAKKQQNSSLKNFEIQPEINKNGLIDKVLAKDDSVILQITKEPISTKGPRISTQISLTGRFLVLIPFDKSVSISKKIGSAEERERLRTLIESIKPEGFGVIIRTVAEGKKVAELHNDMNQLVQKWETTFKNLQKNKVPSRVLSEEDKASSILRDNFNADFVSIICDDEQMVDDMKAYIEVIAPERKNIVQFYDKPIPLMEYYNVEKQLKQSFGKHVNIPSSKGAYLVIEHTEALHVVDVNSGNNISSGNSASKEHALTVNKMAATEIARQLRLRDMGGIIVIDFIDMINADHRRDLYEHLKSEMSRDKARHKILPPSKFGLIQLTRQRTRPENIIETKEENPNADGEILAPIVVVERMEEVIRGLIQKEKGKIFLHVHPFVEAYLTKGIVSIQTKWYLKYKKWVTIIPRDSFKYLEYKLINSKKEELMSYSN; this is encoded by the coding sequence ATGAAGAAAGAACTCATTATATCGCATGAAGATGAAAAATCTAAAATTGCCCTTTTGGAAGACGGAAGGCTTTTTGAACTTCATGAACAGGAAGATAAAAGCGACTTCGTAGTTGGTGATTTATTTATCGGTAAAGTAAAAAAACTCGCACCCAACCTTAATGCTGCTTTCGTGAGCATCGGGTACGAAAAAGATGCTTTTTTGCATTATCAGGATTTAGGACCACAGTTCCTGACCTACAAAAAATTCCTGAAAGACACTGTTGCCAAAAAGCAGCAGAATTCTTCCCTTAAAAACTTCGAAATTCAGCCAGAAATTAATAAAAACGGCCTCATCGACAAGGTTCTGGCAAAAGACGACAGCGTTATTCTACAGATTACCAAAGAGCCCATTTCTACAAAAGGCCCAAGAATTTCGACCCAAATCTCCTTAACAGGACGATTTCTCGTTTTAATACCTTTCGACAAAAGCGTATCCATCTCCAAAAAAATAGGCAGCGCCGAAGAAAGAGAGCGTTTACGTACTTTAATTGAAAGTATTAAACCCGAAGGTTTCGGTGTAATCATCAGAACAGTTGCAGAAGGCAAAAAAGTTGCAGAACTGCACAACGACATGAATCAGTTGGTCCAGAAATGGGAAACTACCTTCAAGAATCTTCAGAAAAATAAAGTTCCGAGCCGCGTTTTAAGTGAAGAAGACAAAGCTTCATCAATTCTCCGCGATAATTTCAATGCAGATTTTGTTTCTATTATTTGTGATGACGAGCAGATGGTTGATGACATGAAAGCCTACATCGAAGTCATTGCGCCGGAACGCAAAAACATCGTTCAGTTCTACGATAAACCCATTCCATTGATGGAATATTACAATGTTGAAAAGCAACTGAAACAGAGTTTCGGCAAGCATGTAAACATTCCTAGTTCCAAAGGTGCCTATTTGGTGATTGAACATACGGAAGCCCTTCACGTAGTTGATGTGAATTCCGGAAACAACATTTCATCCGGCAATTCAGCAAGTAAAGAACACGCACTGACTGTGAATAAGATGGCAGCAACTGAAATTGCCCGCCAGCTAAGACTTCGCGACATGGGCGGAATCATCGTGATTGATTTCATTGACATGATTAATGCAGATCACCGCCGTGATTTATACGAACATCTGAAATCGGAAATGAGCCGCGACAAAGCCCGTCACAAAATTTTACCACCAAGTAAATTCGGATTAATACAGCTTACACGGCAGAGAACCCGCCCGGAAAACATCATCGAAACCAAAGAAGAAAACCCTAATGCCGACGGCGAAATTCTTGCTCCAATCGTTGTTGTTGAACGTATGGAGGAAGTGATAAGAGGTTTGATTCAAAAAGAAAAAGGCAAAATTTTCCTTCACGTACATCCTTTTGTTGAAGCTTACCTCACAAAAGGCATCGTTAGCATCCAGACCAAATGGTATCTGAAATACAAAAAATGGGTCACAATCATACCCCGTGATTCATTTAAATATCTGGAATATAAACTTATCAATTCCAAGAAAGAAGAACTCATGAGCTATTCTAATTAA